The stretch of DNA aagggttaggggttagacgttaggggttaggggttagacgttaggggttagggtttagggtttatgttttatgatttcgggtttagattaattagtattttttaatttatatattaaataatttcttatataattgtaaaagagataatattaagtttaatatattaaaattatgattatagtttaaattatttaagagataatagataaactttatatatattaaatggtttaagatttaaggtttacttgagatttgttaaatgacacgtagaaaatatttgaaagtaaaaacatagaaaaatatatgttaaaaatgaaaaaaaaattaaaaattatttaaaataattttaaagtgctttgggtatatgactgattaggttttttaatttatatattaaataatttattatataattgtaaaagagataatatgcattttaatttattaaaattatcattaatatagttttttaaagtttttttcttgctttaaaattttttgtttttgtttttgttttcttacataaaaaattatataaaaattttaaaatttatctaatccatttaaatattacttaaattttcaaaatttatttatttaaaattgatatgaattatataataattaataaaaagtcaatcattagcggcgtttatgaaaAAAAAACGCTGCAAAAAGGTAAGCAATAGTGGCGTTTGGACGAAAAACGCCGCAATTACGTATTGAATTTTTTCAAAACATGCCGTTTCACTAcagaaatttaatttattagtggcgttttttctaaaaacgccgcaaaatccATTAATCAATTGTAAAGAAAAGGGGGAAAGATGAGGGGGGAAAGATAtttcaacaaaaataattaaaattaaatcaacgAAAGAAATCCCTAGAagcctaaagaaaagaaaaggggggAAAGATGAGGCCGATGCCGATGATATTCGTGACGGACCCAGACGACCAAGGTTCAGCCATGGAAGTCGACGATGTTGACACACCGGAGATCTTCGGTGAAGGCGTCATTGCTTCCGACAACAAGCTCGCCTATGCCGATTTCTTCAACAACTTCGAAGACGATTTTGATGACTCCGATATTGactaaaaaataaagaagaatcgTTTCAAGTACTATctatcttttttttccttcttactttcgctttttagggactaaaatttcttaaaactttgttcaatttagtcgAATCTGAACTGCACTATGGATagcttatattttgatttatcaATCCTAGGAAATTCTGCAGAAGGCATCAGGGGTTATAAAAAAGTCTATGCAAGGAGCTCAGGAAGTAGGGAAGTCTGCGACAATAGATAATGGACTTGGGATGCATACTATGTCAGATAGTACACAAAAGAAAGGAATCGCTGCAGTTCAAGGGTCTCAAACTAAGGTACCAACTTTTAGAActtcttttttcctcttttaaCCGTTGGTATTTAAGAAAAAAGTCAAGGATGTTTATATGTTGAGGATGAAATGGTTTTGGAGTTTCACTGATATTCATAAATACAGTTCTTGTAACAATTTCTCGTTTATCTGGTAAACCTTGGTAACTATTTAAGCACATGTtgcatggttttttttttatcttgtttAAGGCATAGCGTTTCTTGGTAGTGATAGCTATATTCATGGCTGACAGTATATATTACATGCTGATGAAGTAATTAGAATCTGTTGAAAGACATAGGTGGAAAGGAATGAATTGTTCATTCATTTTTCTTCATAGACGAGTTTTGCAATGTGGAATGACATATAACTCTAGATTATTTTTCAAAGGAAAAGATGAATGTTGAGTTTATTTATGTCTTCAAGCCCAAAGTTTTTCATAGACCAGTTTCTTCATAGGGTTCAgtgtattgtttattaatttttaagatgAATTCATTGCATAAATCTATCCATTGCAACTTACTTCTATAACTAATAGAATGTATCAAGTTATTTGTGttctctttcttatttctttttctcttaaatAAAATTAGGTTGACTGTGCCCTCATTTGATCTTCCATAGAGAAATACCAAAACTAGAAAGCAAGATCTGAAGACTTCATTAAACCTATTCGTTGCTACCTTTAGAACTAATGCTATGTATCATGTTAAACCCATAGACTCTGCATTCTGCTGCCCTTGTCCACCATGGATATTTGTTGACAGGTGACCTGTAATGGAACCATGAACTTTCTATAAAGCATTTTCATAATTGCTCGACTTTTCTGTGTCACTTGCAATGCAAACTAAAGgtctacatgtaacaccccttacccgtatccaacaccggaatagggtacgaggtatcaccaaaacacatacacttgtaagcgtatttaaccgagttataaaatttcatctaaataaaaactttcaaaataattaacatgcttctataacttttcacaatatatcctcgaaatattataatcataataattagggcctacgagacccgtcacatactcatgcaattcaatgcttcatttccatttcattcaattcgcaatttctcatgctcacaatttagatcatatcactagcaatttccatttaattcacgtacaattcaatgtcaCTAAGTTtaacactaatacgtatttaccatttaactcaacgtttatctaTTATACCATTCactaacacatttatgaaattctcaattttgcaatgaagatatcactttagcttaaataacaacatcatcctggtataaatacactaccacttatccaattgctttaattcttttgggcccatttgtcacttaccatccttaatcaaattagggaacggttacggaaaattgagtacttcactttcactttgccatagtataactatggtcttacgtatgatcacttatcacttgtccctgatcagataagtgtagccacttatcactttgtttcttgatcagataagtgtagccacttatcactttgtctcttgatcagataagtgtagccacttatcactttgtttcttgatcaaataagtgtagccacttatcactttgtctcttgatcagataagtgtagctaaagctatcacttatcactttgtctcttgatcagataagtatagccgaagctatcacttatcacttttcacttgtcacttgatcagataagtgtaaccgaagctatcactta from Gossypium hirsutum isolate 1008001.06 chromosome D04, Gossypium_hirsutum_v2.1, whole genome shotgun sequence encodes:
- the LOC107956824 gene encoding small acidic protein 1 codes for the protein MRPMPMIFVTDPDDQGSAMEVDDVDTPEIFGEGVIASDNKLAYADFFNNFEDDFDDSDID